acagaccaacaaacacacacacaacacacatacagaaagagagaaacataACATGCAGAGATGGGAAGCTTAAATAAAGCTGTACTTAGATAAATGACAAGCAGAATTTCCATCGCTTTACAATTCTTTAAATCCAACcagttttttttattagatgatcATTAGATCATATTATAAATGaacacattttaaatttaattacacAAGAGATAAGGGCCCAAACCACTCTGATATATGTTTACATTTCAGCTGGTTTTTAGAGACTTGaggggttttgtttgtatttgaagATCTAGAGAgcactgaacttttaaaattccCTTCTGATTTTAGGTAGTTAATGAACTTTCAGGACAATAGGTCCAAATTTCAGttaaaaagtagtaaaggaaCTGAAAAACAATTGTCCTGATAATTCaatcttggcttttttttttttttaacatataaagCTTCAATCTACACAGAAAGTGTGATGCCAAGTCACACGCAGAGTTCATAACCATCCAAAAAAGTTGCGTGTtaagtgtgggggaggggcggtgAAAACTAGTCATCTTGTCCGCTGAATAGTCTTTGAAGAATTCAAGCTGGCTCAGGCTCCTGCTCAcagttacattttaataaaaatgtgttaaTATACATTGTATCCCACTTCCTAGGAGAGATTGGCGCTTCTTCCATCACTACATTCCCGCTAGTCTCAGCTTCTTTCCCTAGTTTACAGTTTTTGCATATTTAATATAAACCTATCCTGCTCTTAAGTCAGAACTGAGatgcttcaaaaaataaaaaacaacaacaacaacaaaaaaccctcctCTGCTGCTTCCAAGTCTCCCTACCCTGACCCTAGCCCCATTTTGGAATCCGGACTGCAGCCCTATTCCCCATCCCGGTTCCCTAGGTCTAAGATGCCCTGAGCCTCCCGCCCGGCTGCTGCCCTCTGCCCCGCGGCGCTTGCCCCTGGTGCCCCCAGCCAGGCCCGCAGcctcagccattccagaaattgACAAAGAAGTTGCAGAGGGAGTGCCACTTCTCTGCGCAGTACGTCTCGGTGAGCTCGGCATTCCGGTCCAGCCCGTCGGGTTGGAGTCCGGCCACGGACGGAGGCTCGGGGACCGGGCCGGAGGCCGCCTTCCTCCCGCCGGCGTGGGTCTTCGCCTGCGCGCTCGGGGACCGGCCCCGGGCCCGCGGCCTGGGCCGGGGATGCTGGGCCGGACGCGCAGACAGGCTGGGGCGGACGGAGGGCTGCGGCTCGGCGCCAGCCTCCTGGCGGGCGCACAGGCGCGGCGGCAGCGGCGCGGGGTCCTGGCAGGGTCGCGGGCGCCGGCGCAGCGCGCCCAGCAGCCGCCTCCAGTAGTGCGCGCGCCGGGCACCGCGGGCGGCGCAGCGCTCGGGGTGGCCGCGGAAGGCGCACTGCAGGCGCGCCCCGCCCGGGGCCTGGCAGCGCAGGGTCAGCACTCCGCCCGGCGGCGTCCCCGGGGCGGGCTCCGCCAGCCGCCAGTTGCACGCGTGCTGCTCCGGGCTCACGAAGCGACCCGAGGAGCCGCCGGTGGGGCCCGAGGCCGGGGCCGCCTCCCTGCCAGCCGCCCCCTGGCCCCTCCCGGCGGCCGAGAGAAGGCAGCCTCCCAGCAGCAAGAGCAGCGGCAGCGGCGAGAGCGACGCCCGAGGCCCCGGAGGACTCATGTCCGCGGTGGCCGTCCCCCTCTTCTGGGGTCGCTGGGGCTTCAGCTCAGGCGGCGCGCGCGGTGAGGAGCATCCTCGGATCTGCGAACGAAGGCTACGGATGAGTCTCTCTCCCTGGGGACAGGACCCTGTCAAGTCCCCTGATCTAGTTTACCAGTTGTGAGGAGCCCCTCTAAAGAGCTCGTAGGGTAAGAAATCAGTTTGGAAACGTCCACTAAGACAGCAAAATTACGTTTAATAATTACCCCGCCCCGGCACCCTTTACCGAACTGtctaaaacattattattatttcagattAATCTTCGGATACATGCACTTTTAGCTTACCGAGTTCTGGAAGAGGTGGAGAGGCCCTATTAGAGGAGAGCGAATGCCTGCATACGGGATTAGTCTGTTTTAAATGGTTCTCCGTGAATGAACCTGTTCTCAATGGGACAGAAGGGGCCTCCCCCTCCGTGCCCCTCCCAGACCTCTCTCACGCTGAATTTCCCACACTGATACACACAGAAGATACACCCGCGTGTAGACCCACGCACCGCAGAAGCGTGATAGAAGCAGCAAATGCTGCATTTTGCTTCCACCACTGAATGTTAACAAAACTTCCTTTTCTTTGAAACTTTTCCACAGTTATCTGGAGAATAAAAGTTAAACAGGAAGATCTAAGTTTGTAAGagttaaaaaagataaaatgaaacagCAGTGTTCAGAACCAGATACATTTGACtatttgcaccatttcctttttctttttgcattgcATGTATTtattccatgtatgtgtgtgtatgtgagagaaagagagagaggccttcGA
This is a stretch of genomic DNA from Meriones unguiculatus strain TT.TT164.6M chromosome 1, Bangor_MerUng_6.1, whole genome shotgun sequence. It encodes these proteins:
- the Fgfbp3 gene encoding fibroblast growth factor-binding protein 3, with product MSPPGPRASLSPLPLLLLLGGCLLSAAGRGQGAAGREAAPASGPTGGSSGRFVSPEQHACNWRLAEPAPGTPPGGVLTLRCQAPGGARLQCAFRGHPERCAARGARRAHYWRRLLGALRRRPRPCQDPAPLPPRLCARQEAGAEPQPSVRPSLSARPAQHPRPRPRARGRSPSAQAKTHAGGRKAASGPVPEPPSVAGLQPDGLDRNAELTETYCAEKWHSLCNFFVNFWNG